In Balaenoptera acutorostrata chromosome 3, mBalAcu1.1, whole genome shotgun sequence, the genomic stretch TTCTTGGTATAGGTGACCTGTCTTCTCATGGACCATCagcctcaatttcttcctcttttagatCTTGACATTTATCAAAAAAAGCCTGTAACTGGTCCACTGTCAACAATGCTGGTTATTACTTAAAATAACAAAGCATGTGTCAGTATAGTACTTAATACTTTAGGCCCATTTGTTCCTGAGAGTCTACAATTAAATCACCATCAAGAATATTTCTTGgggattccctggaggtccagtgtttaggacctggcgctttcactgctgtggcccaggttcaatccctggttggggaactaagatcctgcaagccgcatggcgcggccaaaaaggaaaaaaaaaaaaaaaagaatatttcttgcttttgtatcccAGCACTTCTGTTAATATTATCTAGACAAAGCTTTCTTTTCTAAGCCTTAAATCTTCTGCCTAATCTCACTCACCagtctttaaaatattaacttcacaaaaaaatacagaatgcatatattaaattaataaattgtttattaatgtataaaatgtatgtttattattacataaaaacaaatgacattagatagtttttataatttttttttaaatgggcaattAAATCACAAAAGAAGACTGAACGAAAACCTGTTCTATCTAAAATACTCTGATAATTCTATATAGAGTATATACGTTACTTTTATTAACAATATACATAATACTATCACATTTTGTAAATTGGTAAAATAGAAGAAAACCTGATTATGTAATACAAAAGTTAAGTAATTCCAGCCTTTAAAATACAGAGGAAAGCACTGCCTGAATATTTCTGTTTAACTAGCTTGGATTTGAATTATTTAAAGTCTTTGGaccttagttttcttttcttataaagtGATACAGAAGCAGTGAGACGAGAGGATTTCTAAGGAATTTTATAAATTGAAAGATGAACTTTACTCCTACTTAACAAACATCAGTCTCACCTACGAGTAACTTTCTTACCCACCCAGAGAGGCAAAGCTGTTGAGGGTGTGAAGTTAAAAGTCAGACTGGAGCTGTTTACAagttgtgtggtcttgggcaagttactcagggCTTTAAGCCTGTTCTCTCAGATGTAAAGTGGgaagttgtgaaaattaaatgagataatgaacgtAAAATCCTTAGTATAATTCAGGGCACATGAACAGCCCCTAAATCTATCTCGGTTTCTGTATCTATCTCCTTTTCCTGCctcttatttaaaaggaaaaggtgGATCTCTCTGCCTGTACTGTGGAATCACTTTTCTTACTCTGTTACCacatttctttccccttcccacctctaaaaaaattttttaaaagaaagtgacaattcggaaattccctggtggtccattggttaggactccacgcttccattgcagggggcatgggtttgatccctggtcggggaactaagatcctacaaagcgcatggcacggccaaaaaaaaaaagaaaaagaaagtgacaatTTTTGATGTATCgactaccttttaaaaatatctaaattaaGTGAATTTTTACTTAAGTGTAGccttctgtggaaaaaaaaaattcccaccaTAGTCTTAGTCAAAGAGAAAAGTGAATGGAcaaacttattttatttctttaatatggCTTTAGTACTTATCTTGAACTGTATCTCCTTCTAAACTACTCTCACTTCTAATCCctaaatgtaaagtaaaaaagCAAACTAATAAAAGCCAACCTTAAACACCTTGGATTCGAATATACTCCAGTGAGTTGTCAATAATTTAAAACCAAGAGGTAGAGGAAACAGTCAAGACATGGATATAAAAGTTGATATGGGAAAGGGATGATCAAGGGGGAGCCACGATGGGGAAAGAACTAGGCAGATGTCGTTATTTAACCAAAGATCTAGAAGCTAGGTGATCTAGACAGAGGCCAAGCAATCAGTAGTTTATTTTACTAAGGAGCAAGcagggggtcttccctggtggtgcggtggttggaagtctgcctgccagtgcagagaacgcgggttcgatcctgggtctgggaggatcccacgtgctgcgaaGCGACTGGACTggacccgtgtgccacaactgctgggcctgtgctctagggcccttaggccacaattgctgagcctgtgggCCACGGCTACTGAGGCTcgcatgcctggagcctgtgctctgcggtGGGAGAGGCCAccgtggtgaggggcccgcgtgCCGTGGCGAGggctggcccccgcttgccgtggCTGTCGAgtgcccgcgtgcagcagcagggatccaacgcagccaaaaataaacaaataaatttaaaaatttatttaaaaaaaaagagcaagcagGAAGTATTAGAGAAGCAGAGGaggatcattaaaataaaaatgaataactaGATCTTGgatatagaattatatatataagaatCCCGAAGCAGAACAGACCAAAATGGGTCTGTTTCTAGGAAAGTGGGGATTTATTTACAGCCCATTTTTATACTTTCAAATTTCCTGTCTGGTTAAAAAGTCATCTCACTATTTAGAACCACAAGAATGGCCCTGAAAGCATCTGCACTCTCACTAGCTTCTCCTCCTGCTACTTTCAGATCCTAATCTTAGTTATGCTGATGAAAAGCACAGATCTTCGTAGGATCATGTACTCAATGTGGATTTGCCAAAATGATCTGCCCAGTTTAACTGTATGACATTAGATGGAATTACATAGAGCAAGGTAACATACGAGATAGAAATTAGGGGTATATGTATTTTTGCCAATGGGCAGGTGAGGGAAGAATAGTTTAATCAAGGGTTCATGGAGAGTGCTATTACAACGAATAACTAACAAGAGCTGGACTTGATTGCTTTGCTAGTAATGGAAGAGGTACTTGTCCAGAGTTTAGGAATGGTAAACCACAAAACTAGAAATAAGAGGAGTTTCCAAAAACAGGAAGTCAACTAGTATCTGTTGTCAGAGAAAATGTCATGAGAGGCTGTGCAATCAAAACCATAGATCCATACACAGTTGGGAAGTGTGAAGTTGACTggtaaattattataataattaagaaTAGGAGAAAAGTATAATAGggaaaaaatcaatttaattcaCACATCCTCTATGACTCTGTGATGACAGAAGGCCTAATTAAAAAGTCTATGGAGGGGAGAAGACTGTCAAAACAGCGCACAGATCACACACCCCAGCCCCGGAAGATGGGGAACTGTCTCAAGTCCCCCACTTCAGATGACATCTCCCTGCTTCACGAGTCTCAGTCCGACTGGGCTAGCTTTGGCGAGGGGACGGAGCAGGATCAGGAGCTGCCGCCGCCGTATCAGGAACAAGTTCCAGTTCCGGTCTATCATCCAACACCTAGCCAGACTCGCCCAGCAACTCAGCTGACTGAAGAGGAACAAATTAGGATAGCTCAAAGAATAGGCCTTACACAGCATTTGCCTAAAGGAGTTTATGAACCTGGAAGAGATGGATCAGAAAAAAAGATCCGGGAGTATGTGATCTGTATGATGGACTTTGTTCACGGGCACCCAATTCGATTTCTGCCGTGCATGCATGTCTATCATCTGGACTGTACAGACGACTGGTTGATGAGATCCTTCACATGCCCCTCCTGCATGGAGCCAGTTGATGCAGCACTGCTTTCGTCCTACGAGACTAATTGAGCCAGGGTCTCTCATCTGACTTCAAGTGAACCATCATTTTTGGTGGTTTTGATCTTTTGTCACTGAGCCCAGAGAGCCAGGGATTAGGGATTAAGATCATGCACAAAAGTTTCCTAAATATTCCTGAATGGCTGCAGATGTTGGGGAAAAGTATGTGATATTTTAGAAACTTAGGGGGAAAAGTAGGAAGGTATTTTTATGTAAAGCCTTGACCCAGTGTtcaaaaatataattgtatttagATCTTGTTACTGCTCCAGTACATAGGAATTGTGTAAAGTGTTAAAGCAGCTGTATAAGTTTAAATTGTGTATGTCGAAGATTAGGAAAAAGATAGTAGCTATTTTTCCTAAATGAAATAACTTTCTTCTTCCCCCCACCCAAATTCTTTTCTCAAGTTGCTGGCATTTGGGTCAAGGTTTTATTAAAAGCTACATTTTATaacactggcacaaaaaaagtAGTTTTAAGCTTGTttgtacagttcttttttttccattggaaaTGTAATTCATTGCCTTAGGTCTTTTTAAATAGTGTATTATTATAGTTGGGGCTGGCTCTATGCTTGAAAACCCGTTTATTTATAACCTGTTATAAGTGCTATATCTGTTTGCAGTTAGGAAATGCAGAATTCAAAGTGATCTCCTAGTGTGTAAGCAAGCTGAGATGCACTATCCCTTTTCTATAAAAAAATGAGTTAATGTGTCAAGAAACCAACTCTAGTAAAGTGGGATTTAATATTACCCTTTCTTATGTGTTTCACCTAATTATTTTGGTTGTTAATATGGTGATAATTAAAAGTCAAggtaaattttaaacattaagaatTCTGATTTATTGAGCTTGAATTATGCCACCACGCTTATGTAAAAATGAAAGTGGCACCATGGTTAAACTGAGAAAAGTTTCTCAGTTGTAAcaattttgatttattctttcctGTGACCTCCTTCCCTGTATTGTAGTGCTGAGGTTATTGAAGTTATGTAAAACacatctctgtttctgtttcttggaaGGACAGTCCTGCTAGTTGACTGACAATTCTAAGCCGGGAGAATTAAGATAAATGTGTTTCATGTTTTGCACACAAATGCAGAATTTGTATAACCACATGACTTCATAGTTGTGATctcaaaaaagaaggaatttctcttttatctttttcttgcaGTTAATATAAGAACACTGAATCTCTAAGCTTCTGAAGTGTTAGAAGTAGAGATGGCCTAGTAAGGATGTAGTTGTAATGTTTTATCCATTtagcatgtgtttatttttcttaaagtactCAAAGGTGACATATTTGTTCAACTCAGTGATATTACAGCTAAAAAATCATTCATtagcaaaaggagaagtaatctCAACCCAACAAATCAGAaatgtttcttattattttatattgagttgaACATTTGACTTTAACACTTTTCTACATACAAAACACAAGTCTCTTGAAGGGTTCTTCATAATTGCATTATAGAAGAATTTAGTATGTCATAAGTACTTAAAGATTTGACATTCAACTGTAGCAGTATCTATGTTGGTTAATTTTCTTATAAGCCCCATGATGAGTttgagaaaaattgaaagaaattagATTATCAGGTTCTGTTAAATTGTTACATGTATCTTGCTTAAgtttttgttcattaatttatatCCAATTACATAAAGCAAATTTGGAGGAAACACCTGAAGTTGTGCAATATTTTCAGAGatactacttttttttaatctttgtgttTTCTACTTAAACATGATGTCTGTCATCAAGTATTatagtcactttctttttttcaagattgttaaATTgataaatgaacttttttttttttaaatcatcttccATGTTGCTGTTAGTCTTTATTACAAGCCTTCTTTCACAGAAGTTTGGCAGTAATATTGAAGGAACCAGGATTGAgctgaatgcttttttttttaaggtactttgtattcttttttttttttttaactttgtttttttataaatttatttatttatttatttatttatttatttatttatttatttatgtctgtgttgggtcttcgtttttgtgcgagggctttctccagttgcggagagcgggggccactcttcatcgcggtgcgcgggcctctcactgtcgcgacctctcttgttgcagagcacaggctccagacgcgcaggctcagtagttggggctcacgggcctagttgctctgtggcatgtgggatcctcccggaccggggcacgaacccgtgtcccctgcattggcaggcggattctcaaccactgcaccaccagggaagcccggtacttTGTATTCTTTAATTTTGATCTCCACATACCATGTTAAGAACCATCAATTTTGGCTTTTACCAAGTTAAATTAAGTTATAAta encodes the following:
- the LOC103010224 gene encoding RING finger protein 11-like, translated to MGNCLKSPTSDDISLLHESQSDWASFGEGTEQDQELPPPYQEQVPVPVYHPTPSQTRPATQLTEEEQIRIAQRIGLTQHLPKGVYEPGRDGSEKKIREYVICMMDFVHGHPIRFLPCMHVYHLDCTDDWLMRSFTCPSCMEPVDAALLSSYETN